The Sminthopsis crassicaudata isolate SCR6 chromosome 5, ASM4859323v1, whole genome shotgun sequence genome contains the following window.
CACCTACGGGGTGCAGTGAAATGCAAATCCGCTCTCCCCAGAAAACCAGGGATCTCctcagggaaagggagagagaacaggTCCGGCACCTGGGGGGTGCAGTGAAATCCCAGTCCGCTCTCCCCAGAAAACCAGGGATCTCctcagggaaagagagagaacaggTCCGGCACCTGGGGGGTGCAGTGAAATCCCAGTCCGCTCTCCCCAGAAAGTCAGGGATCTCctcagggaaagggagagagaacaggTCCGGCACCTGGGGGGTGCAGTGAAATCCCAGTCCGCTCTCCCCAGAAAACCAGGGATCTCctcagggaaagagagagaacaggTCCGGCACCTGGGGGGTGCAGTGAAATGCAAATCCGCTCTCCCCAGAAAATCAGGGATCTCCTCAGGGAAAGGGAGACCGCGAGGACAAGTCCGGCACCTAACTGGAGCAGTGAAGGAATGAGAATCCGGCAGGCAGAGGCCGCTTTATATGCAGCAACTTTGAGTTCACACGTTTAAGGATCAGCCAATCCCAAAAGAGGGCTAAGTATGTGCTTAACACCCAGGTACTTAAGAAAGTGCTGAGCCCTGGAAGGTCCCTGAAGGTGTAAACTCTGCATACAGTTTCCAAACTCTCCTTGAAGGCGGGTCCCAAGTTCCAAAAAactgtttaggaaaaaaaaagtcccttttctttttttatttgttttttatttattgatacagacttggtggtggtattgctggatcaaagggttcaGCGTTTTACAGCTATTTCGGCACAGGACCAACTCAGCGGCGGCTGCCGAGACCCGTGCAGGCCCCGGACACGTCCCTGCGGCCGCTCCGCCTTCAGGCGGCCCTTTCCCCTTACCTCATCCCCGACGCCGGGGCTCTCCGGCAGCACCTGCCCCGCGTGAGGGAGATGGCCCAGAGCGGGAGCTTCGTGCTCATAGTCCCCGGGATCGTGATCGAAGAGTTGGAGCGGAGGAAGAAGGAGGCCCCGGCCCGGTGCGCCCTGCGCTTCTTGGAAGAGGAGCTGAAGCAAAGGAACGGGCGCTTTCGGTGCCAGGGGCAAGTGCGGGGCAGCTGCAGGTGGCCCAAGATGGGAGAAGAAAACGCTGCTGCCTGGAACCTGTGCAGCATCCTTGGGGGCTACGGGGAGCTGCTGCGCGCCGTCGGGGAGGAGGCGGACAACGTCCGAGGCTCGGTGACCGTCCTCACCGCTCTCAACCTGGCGGCGGGCGGGCCCTGCTCGCCTCCCCTGAGCTCGGCGTTTGAGGCCGCTCACAAGGCGGGGGTGGCCATCGCCCACGTCCTGCCCTTCTACACTCGCTGGAAGGCCCTCAGCTGAACACGGAGCTCTTAGTTTCTTAGGGGCAAGATTTCATTCACGCATTTGCCTGAAACTTTATGATGTGAAAGAATACCCCgatcctcccccccccaactcaAGACaaataaaggtgtttttttttaaagtctgccTGATCCTCATTCattctccttctgtttttgtttgtctttgtttggtttggtttgatttcGTTTGCTTTTTCTCTAGAGAGGGTCTTTCATCCGGAATCTTTTGGAATCTTCCTGCATCTCTGCACTGCTGAGAGGAGGCAACTTGTTCAGAATTGATCCTTGGACCCAATCGCTGTGACTGCACAAAGTCCTCCTGCTTCTGCTCGCTCTGCGGTGCGTCGGTTCCGAGGGTTTCCTGAAATCTGTTTGGCCCCTTTTACAACCCAGTGCCCTTTCAACCCACTCACGGATCACACCTGGAGCCGCCCAACTCACGGGCGATTCCTCCATTCCAATGCTTTGTCACCATAACTGAACGGGTGTAGAtaatttttgcacaaatagatgcttttccattttgttttttatttctttgggatacagacccggGAATGGGTCTCCTAGTCTGGGTCAAGGTGTGCacaagcaagataactgtatgcatatgtatacatatattggatttaacctatCCTTTAACATATGCTTAACATGGATTGGACTACTTGGGGGGGGGATTGGGGAAGGAGGGCaatatttggaacagaaagttttgtaaaggtcaattttttttgaaattatatctttttatttaatttttttcaacattgacgcTTGCAATATAGACATTATTATCGACCATTGCAATATAGACCCACCACAAATACACATTATCAGTGGGATCTGGAGATACTccttcatatacacacacagggTCTCCCTGGGATAAACAAGATAGGACTCACTTCATGGAGCAGCACTCACAGGGAGCCATGCCCATTACTGGTTCCACAGTACCAAGAATTATCAGTTAGGAGCTTAACCGGTTATTAGAGGTCATATAATCACAGtgtagaggaggaggagaaagacagCGACAGAAAGAATTTTTGCATATGGCTAGGGAGCTGAAGGAGAGAAACGATCCTGAAATTAAGCTTAGAATCACTGAAAATTAACCCTGaacctctcttcaacaatgaggtgattccaaccagttccaattgttcagtgacgaagagagccatctacacccagagagaggacagtgggaactgaatgtggaccacaacatagcattttcattctttctgttggtgtttgctttcattttgttttctttctccatttttttccttctggatctgatttttcttgtgtagcaagataactttataaatatgtatacatatttattgtataaaatatttaatatatattaaatatataagatgtttatatatttgatatatatatatataatatttaaacatatttaacatgtattggactacctgtcatctaggggatggggtggaggaagcaggggaaaatttggactagaaggttttgcaagggtcaattttgaaagagtaggaggagaaggaggagggggaggaagaaggggaggaggtgATGgaccaggaggaggaggaggaggaggagggggaggaggaggaggaggtggtggtggtggtagaggTAGAAGAAGTGGtaaaggaggaggagatggaggaaatGCCTTCTAGGTGATGGGAATGGGAATAGCCTGCCTACATATGTGGAAGTGGAATAAGAAGTCATGAAAGCTTTGATTGTTTCTACTTTGTTGCAGGACGCCTTCTTCACTATTTTATCCTAGATGCAACAGGGAGCCATTGAAGGTTTGGGGACCAGGAAAGTAATACAGTTGAATGGGTTGTAGGAAGCATACTTGGCAGAGATGAGGCTGAAATATTCTTCAAATCCTTAACCTCCTTCAGCATTTctgttcaattaaattcaactcaattcagtaaatatttatgacAGGCTTGAGTGTCCTGGTCCTGAATTGGTAAGGCAGGTAGAAAAGAACTTGAGTAAGACCAAGTCCATGTCTTCTGAGTCATAGCCCTCCTAATGCTTCTGCACACATCCCCCAGATGTACTATCCAATgcaaggaaatgcaaaaagccaGAGAACCTGGGTTCCAGTCCTGATCTATCAGTACCTAGCTCTGTACCTCTGGACAagctacctctttttttttcctcctcctcctcgtcctcctcctcgtcctcgtcctcctcctcctcgtcctcctcctcctccttctcttcttccttctcctcctcctcctcctcttctttctcctcctcctccttttcgtccttctccttctcctcctcctccttttcctcctcctccttctcctcctcctcttcctcctcctcctcctcctccttctcgtcctactcttcctcctcctcctcgtcctactcttcctcctcctcctcctcttcttccttctcctcctcctcctcctcatcctcctccttctcctcttcctcttcctcttcctcttcttccttctctctctgtctctctgtctctatctcttttggAATCCtagttttcctttaaaagttGAACTTTACTTCAGGAAGTCTCTCTGATCCTCCCAGTGATTTGCAaatactttctttaattttttgtacCACATTTATCTGTGGGATGTtgtcccccagtagaatgtaagtcccTTGGGGCCAGAGACTAGATGATTATGCTAGCTGATTCTCACTTTAGATGCCATTGAACCCAATCCTTCACtttacaggttaaaaaaaaatgaagcagaagaaataaaataatgaaagggaCTTATCTGTTCTGAGTCTGAATTTGGATGTCTAGACAGTTTACCATTATCTAAATTCACTGTGGCTTCTGAAACACTGGTTGATTTTGTCTAACATAGTAATGTGAGACGTGTTGTTGGATTGAATCAAATGAGAACCAAGGGAAGAGTGTTAGAATTGGACCAGAGTCCAGTAGGGTGGTGATCATTATAGTCACAGAAGCAGGCCCTTTGCCTGGCTCTTTCCTTGTCTGTTGAAATCCTTCAAGACCCACCTCtaccatgaggttttcttggatgCCCCTAATTGGGAGTGCTTTCtctttgtaaagttcttgaattgtaaagGTTCAGAATTGTAAAAGTCCGGTTGTCTGCCATCTCAACTCTGATCTAGGCTTgactaactccttgccctcctcttttatcctagcagagattgtagtgagaactcaacagggcttgtgagaaaatacttcaaccaatgaacttgctctttttaaaagggcaggtgagaactcaggggcttgtgggaaaattacttcaatcaatgaactggctccttttaaaggttgtgtaaactcctttttagaactccttttaaaggtgtaatctactttatgtaaactcctcctcagaagttcaaaggtgtaaactccccttaaaggcctgaagcaaaggtgtgaactagagaattgttaagtactgatttagcacttagtaagaacctaacatctctttcctctcattttcGGGAGAGTTTTTTGTCTacatttctcctttgtttctcttATCCCATTTTCTCTCATGACTCTTTTATATAATCAGTTCaaccattttattcatataataatataatctttcTATAATGACCCTTTTAAATAAGTCTCGGCAGCCGCCGCTGAGTGGTGCAGTCAACTCCCTCCCTGTCCGCTCTCCCCAGAAAACCAGGGATCTCCTCAGGGAAAGGGAGACGAGAGAATATCTCCCTCCCCTAACTGGTGCAGTGAAGGAATGAGTGGCCGGCAGGCAAAGTCCTTAGACCAAAATCCTGCAAGGTGTATAATGTTCCTACCTGTCTGTTAATTAAATTGGTCCTGTGCCCAAATAGCTGTAAAACGGCAAGCCCTTTCATCCAGCAACACCACCACCAAGTCTGtgtcaataaataaaaaacaaacaaaaaaagaaaagggactttttttttttcctaaacagtTTTTTGGAACTTGGGACCCGCCTTCAAGGAGAGTTTGGAAAGTGTATGCAGAGTTTACACCTTCAGGGACCTTCCAGGGCTCAGCACTTTCTTAGTACCTGGGTGTTAAGCACATACTTAGCCCTCTTTCGGGATTGGCTGATCCTTGAACGTGTGAACTCAAAGTTGCTGCATATAAAGCGGGCTCTGCCGGCCGGATTCTCATTCCTTCACTGCTCCAGTTAGGTGCCGGACTTGTCCTCGCAGTCTCCCTTTCCCTGAGGAGATCCCTGGTTTTCTGGGGAGAGCGGACTGGGATTTCACTGCACCCCCCAGGTGCCGGAcctgttctctctccctttccctgagGAGGTCCCTGGTTTTCTGGGGAGAGCGGACTGGGATTTCACTGCACCCCGTAGGTGACGGAcctgttctctctccctttccctgagGAGATCCCTGGTTTTCTGGGAGCGGACTGGGAGCTCACTGCGCCAGTTACCACATCGACGCGAGCAGAGCGATCTGGAACTATGGAACCCAACCAAACCAAAGAGCTTCTCCTGAAGATGGTGGCATCCGTGCAGCGGCTGGACGCCCTCCTGGCGAGGGAGACGGCCCACCAAGAAGTTTTCCAGCCCCAGAATGCGGCCCTGAGGAGCCAACTTGAAGAATCTGCCGTTCGCCTCATCCTGCTGGGCCCCCGCGATCACGGGCTGGCCGCGGAAGAGCTGCTGTGGAGGAAAGTGTACTACGACCTCCAGACCCTCCGCAAGACCGAGGGAGCACTTCTGGATTCTCGCGGCTCAGAAGGTGCTTACCGGGAGCACTTCCACAATGGAATTCACGTCTATCACCGCCTTTTCTTTTCTATGCAAGCACAGTTCGAGCTGAAATTGGAAAACGACATCTCCTGGCCTTGCAGCCAGCCTGGGAGCCAGGCGAGGAGGGCGGGCTCTCCCTCGGCGGAAGACACGGACTGGGCCAGGAAGTTCTGCCATCTATGTCTGCTTCGGATTGGAGACTTGTACCAGTATCTGAGGGAGTTCCCGGCCTCCGAGGGAGAGGAGCAAGCTAAGCGCTACTACTACCGCGCTCTGGCGCTCATTCCCGACATGGGCCTGCCCTTCGTGCACCTGGCAGCGCTGTCCGGAGCTAAATTCTCTTACGTCGAGGCCACGTGTTTTTATCAGTGCTGCATCTATTCCAAAGTCCCCCACGCTGGAGCCGTCCTGGGTCTGGAGCAGATCTACGTGAAGATTCAGGCCGAATACAGACAGCTCTCGTGGGCTCCGCCGGGGAAACGCGGCCCGGAGCAGAAGGCGCGGGAAGACGTGAGAAGACTGCTGGTCCGCTTCGTGTATCTCCAGAGCCTCCTGACGCCCCAAGGCAGAAGACACCCGGAGCTGGAGAGACTGTGCGAGAGGGTCCTGGAGGACTTTCAGCGGTGTCTCTCCCACCTGTCCGTCCAAGCCGGCCAAGGCTGGGCCAGGAGAGCGGGGGCGGAGCAGAGGCAGGGCTCCTCGCTCCTGCCAAATCAACTGGTCTTCCAAATGGTCACCCTGTGCCTCTTGACTCTGGAGAACCTGAAGAGAGCCGGCTCGGAACTGAGCCGCACCGCCATCTCCTTCAGCCTGGTTTTCTTCTCTCATATCGTGCGCCTGGTGGGCGGCAACATCCGGGCGGCGCTGCCCAGCCGGCCGGCGCCGGGGACGGAGGAAACGCCCGAGACCCAAAAGCCTTGGCCGGAAGGAGAGCCGGGACCAGAGCTTCCGGCTGCCCACCCCGTCTCGGTTCACGTCGGCGAGTTCCCGGAGAGCCAACGGGAGCCGCGTTTCTCCAGTCCCCCTCCCGGCCCTGAAGACTCCTGGGAGGACAGCGAGCCGATGGAAGTCTGTGAGCAGGACGGGAGCCGGGACTCCCCCTGGGACTCCTACCGCGTCTTAGACGACAGCGAAGATTGGGGGGACGGTTCTTTCTGTTCGCTCCCCGACTCGGACAGCAGCTTCAGCGAAGTACCctcagaagaaggagaagaggagagagcctCGGAGGAGAGCGCCATTGCCCGCAGCTGGACCCTTCCCCACTCGCAGGCTCTGCGAGAGCGGCTGGACGTTCTCGGTGCAGAAGGGGGGCTGCTCCCGGCTGTCCGGGTCGTCCTGCAGTGGCTGCTCACCGAGCCGGCCCTCACCGCCCTCAGCATGCGCGCGTGCCCCGGCCTCTGGAGGGACCTGCTGCCGCTGCTCAACCTGCTGCCCAGCGCGCAGGAGCTCGGAAACCCCCACCTCGGGCTGGCCCCCCGGCTCCGCGAGCTGCTCCCCCACTTTGAGCGGCCCAGCCCCCCCCTCTCTATGCCCCTCCCGGAGGACACCATCCTGCGCTCCCTCCTGCCCTTCCAGGCCGCCCACGCCAGCTTAAACTTTGACCTCGACGTGTTTCCCGCTTTCTCCAGAGAAGACGTGGCTCTCCGCGCCTGCGTCCTGCGCACCTTTGGCCACTTCGCTGCCCACCTGCCTGACAGTCTCATGGTGTTCGATTCGAAGCTGGGCCTCTTCCTCAAGACGGTTCCGAAGGACCAGCCTCCTTCGGGGGAGGCTCGGGAGAAAGGGGCGCCGCCCCGCGCCCGGGAAGGCCCGGCTCAGTGGCGGCTGCCGAGACTCGTGCAGGCCCCGGACACGTCCCTGCGGCCGCTCCGCCTTCAGGCGGCCCTTTCCCCTTACCTCATCCCCGACGCCGGGGCTCTCCGGCAGCACCTGCCCCTCGTGAGGGAGATGGCCCAGAGCGGGAGCTTCGTGCTCATAGTCCCCGGGATCGTGCTCGACGAGTTGGAGCGGAGGAAGAAGGAGGCCCCGGCCCGGTGCGCCCTGCGCTTCTTGGAAGAGGAGCTGAAGCAAAGGAACGGGCGCTTTCGCTGCCAGGGGCAAGTGCGGGGCAGCTGCAGGTGGCCCAAGATGGGAGAAGAAAACGCTGCTGCCTGGAACCTGTGCAGCATCCTTGGGGGCTACGGGGAGCTGCTGCGCGCCGTCGGGGAGGAGGCGGACAACGTCCGAGGCTCGGTGACCGTCCTCACCGCTCTCAACCTGGCGGCGGGCGGGCCCTGGTCGCCTCCCCTGAGCTCGGCGTTTGAGGCCGCTCACAAGGCGGGGGTGGCCATCGCCCACGTCCTGCCCTTCTACACTCGCTGGAAGGCCCTCAGCTGAACACGGAGCTCTTAGTTTCTTAGGGGCAAGATTTCATTCATGCATTTGCCTGAAACTTTATGATGTGAAAGAATACCCcgatcctccccccccccaacccaagacaaataaaggtgtttttttttaaagtctgcctgattctcattcattctccttctgtttttgtttgtctttgtttggtttggtttgatttcGTTTGCTTTTTCTCTAGAGAGGGTCTTTCATCCCGAGTCTGTTGGAATCTTCCTGGATCTCTGCACTGCTGAGAGGAGGCAACTTGTTCAGAATTGATCCTTGGACCCAATCGCTGTGACTGCACAAAGTCCTCCTGCTTCTGCTCGCTCTGCGGTGCGTCGGTTCCGAGGGTTTCCTGAAATCTGTTTGGCC
Protein-coding sequences here:
- the LOC141544014 gene encoding nonsense-mediated mRNA decay factor SMG5-like codes for the protein MEPNQTKELLLKMVASVQRLDALLARETAHQEVFQPQNAALRSQLEESAVRLILLGPRDHGLAAEELLWRKVYYDLQTLRKTEGALLDSRGSEGAYREHFHNGIHVYHRLFFSMQAQFELKLENDISWPCSQPGSQARRAGSPSAEDTDWARKFCHLCLLRIGDLYQYLREFPASEGEEQAKRYYYRALALIPDMGLPFVHLAALSGAKFSYVEATCFYQCCIYSKVPHAGAVLGLEQIYVKIQAEYRQLSWAPPGKRGPEQKAREDVRRLLVRFVYLQSLLTPQGRRHPELERLCERVLEDFQRCLSHLSVQAGQGWARRAGAEQRQGSSLLPNQLVFQMVTLCLLTLENLKRAGSELSRTAISFSLVFFSHIVRLVGGNIRAALPSRPAPGTEETPETQKPWPEGEPGPELPAAHPVSVHVGEFPESQREPRFSSPPPGPEDSWEDSEPMEVCEQDGSRDSPWDSYRVLDDSEDWGDGSFCSLPDSDSSFSEVPSEEGEEERASEESAIARSWTLPHSQALRERLDVLGAEGGLLPAVRVVLQWLLTEPALTALSMRACPGLWRDLLPLLNLLPSAQELGNPHLGLAPRLRELLPHFERPSPPLSMPLPEDTILRSLLPFQAAHASLNFDLDVFPAFSREDVALRACVLRTFGHFAAHLPDSLMVFDSKLGLFLKTVPKDQPPSGEAREKGAPPRAREGPAQWRLPRLVQAPDTSLRPLRLQAALSPYLIPDAGALRQHLPLVREMAQSGSFVLIVPGIVLDELERRKKEAPARCALRFLEEELKQRNGRFRCQGQVRGSCRWPKMGEENAAAWNLCSILGGYGELLRAVGEEADNVRGSVTVLTALNLAAGGPWSPPLSSAFEAAHKAGVAIAHVLPFYTRWKALS